One window from the genome of uncultured Tateyamaria sp. encodes:
- a CDS encoding DUF2948 family protein, with the protein MEDARFEDGREAPLNLGALDGDDLQIISSLVQDAVFPVTEMTWDRKARRFGLLLNRFRWEDGGKGRHAPERVQAVLAFDTVLAVATQGVDRSDRDVILSLLSVTFEAGADGAGDILLTLAGDGAIRLSVEAIEATLKDVTKPYVAPSKSVPKHDD; encoded by the coding sequence ATGGAAGACGCACGGTTTGAAGACGGGCGCGAGGCGCCGCTGAATCTGGGTGCATTGGACGGCGATGACCTGCAAATCATCTCGTCGCTGGTACAGGATGCGGTGTTCCCGGTCACGGAAATGACCTGGGACCGCAAGGCGCGCCGCTTTGGCCTCCTGCTGAACCGCTTTCGATGGGAAGACGGGGGCAAGGGCCGCCACGCGCCGGAACGGGTGCAGGCCGTACTCGCCTTTGACACGGTGCTCGCGGTCGCGACGCAGGGCGTGGACCGGTCCGACAGGGACGTGATCCTGTCGCTCTTGTCCGTCACGTTCGAGGCGGGCGCGGACGGGGCAGGGGACATCCTGCTGACGCTGGCAGGCGACGGCGCGATCCGCCTGTCGGTCGAGGCGATCGAGGCGACGCTCAAGGACGTGACGAAACCCTACGTGGCCCCTTCGAAATCCGTGCCAAAGCACGATGACTGA